The following proteins are co-located in the Salvelinus namaycush isolate Seneca chromosome 31, SaNama_1.0, whole genome shotgun sequence genome:
- the LOC120026112 gene encoding C3a anaphylatoxin chemotactic receptor-like: MEDFDYKEFGEDYTADNETYENTSVSGSVTFNHPRSFSVETVINILISLLGLSGNAIVIWISGFKMRTSVNTTWYLSLAISDFLFCVCLPFNIVYMVTSHWPFGLVMCKLTSSTMFLNMFSSVFLLVLISVDRCMSITFPVWAQNNRTVPRASGVVVLVWALSAALTVPSLVHRQIKTHGADTLCYTDYQSGHKAVALSRFVCGFVIPLLIIVFCYSVIFVQLRSRPMKSTKPVKVMTVLIVSFFVCWVPYHTFVLLELNLGNHSLEMLYTWLKLGSTMAAANSFLNPILYVLMGHDFRQTLKRSVLWKIENAMAEDGRTGGRNLSKSGSFESKAFTHV; this comes from the coding sequence ATGGAGGATTTTGACTATAAAGAATTTGGAGAAGATTATACTGCTGACAATGAAACATATGAAAACACCTCTGTGAGtggctcagtgactttcaaccatCCCAGGTCCTTTTCAGTGGAAACTGTAATCAATATACTTATATCACTACTGGGTCTCAGTGGAAATGCTATAGTAATTTGGATCTCCGGCTTCAAGATGAGGACATCGGTCAACACCACTTGGTACCTCAGTCTGGCCATCTCAGACTTtctgttctgtgtctgtctgcccttTAACATTGTATACATGGTCACCTCACACTGGCCCTTTGGGCTGGTCATGTGTAAGCTGACCTCCTCCACTATGTTCCTCAACATGTTCAGCAGCGTCTTCCTGCTGGTTCTGATCAGTGTTGACCGCTGCATGTCAATCACTTTTCCTGTCTGGGCTCAGAACAACCGGACCGTGCCCAGAGCATCCGGAGTGGTCGTCCTTGTGTGGGCCCTCTCTGCTGCCCTGACTGTACCCTCACTAGTCCACCGCCAGATCAAAACACACGGGGCTGATACACTGTGCTATACTGATTATCAGTCTGGGCACAAGGCAGTGGCTCTGAGTCGATTTGTCTGTGGCTTTGTGATTCCTCTTTTGATTATAGTCTTCTGCTACTCAGTTATCTTTGTACAGCTTAGGAGTCGCCCCATGAAATCCACTAAACCTGTCAAGGTAATGACTGTCCTCATTGTGTCCTTCTTCGTTTGCTGGGTGCCCTATCACACCTTTGTCCTGTTGGAGTTGAACTTGGGGAACCACAGCCTTGAGATGCTCTACACTTGGCTGAAGTTGGGCAGCACAATGGCTGCAGCAAACAGTTTCCTTAACcccatactgtatgtgttaatgGGTCATGACTTTCGGCAAACCCTAAAGAGGTCTGTTCTGTGGAAGATAGAAAATGCAATGGCAGAAGATGGGCGTACAGGTGGACGTAACCTCTCAAAGTCTGGGTCTTTTGAGAGTAAAGCTTTCACACACGTCTGA